Proteins from a single region of Hypomesus transpacificus isolate Combined female chromosome 9, fHypTra1, whole genome shotgun sequence:
- the rims4 gene encoding regulating synaptic membrane exocytosis protein 4: MCLCCPAEAEGRRLKGIQRSTETGLAVDMPSRTVRQASHESIEDSMNSYGSEGNLNYSGMCLASDAQFSDFLDGMGPAQFVGRQTLATTSLGDVELGLVERNGGLEVEIVQARGLTMKPGSKGPPAAYIKVYLLENGVCVAKKKTKSVRKSLDPLYNQLLIFSESPQGKVVQVIVWGNYGRMDRKCFMGVARILLEELELSNMVIGWYKLFPTSSMVEPGMAPLIRHSSQLSLESTVGPCCDRS; encoded by the exons ATGTGCCTGTGCTGCCCTGCAGAGGCGGAGGGCCGCAGACTGAAGGGGATCCAGCGCAGCACAGAGACAGGGCTGGCGGTGGACATGCCTAGCAGGACTGTCCGGCAGGCCAGCCACGAGAGCATCGAAGACAGCATGAACAGCTACGGCTCCGAGGGCAA TCTGAACTACAGTGGCATGTGCCTGGCTTCAGACGCCCAGTTCAGTGACTTCCTGGATGGGATGGGTCCTGCCCAGTTTGTGGGCAGGCAGACGTTGGCGACCACGTCGCTGGGCGACGTCGAGCTGGGCCTGGTGGAGAGGAACGggggcctggaggtggagatCGTTCAGGCCCGAGGACTCACCATGAAACCTGGCTCCAAGGGACCCCCAG CTGCCTACATAAAGGTGTATCTCCTCGAGAACGGGGTGTGTGTGGCCAAGAAGAAGACAAAGTCGGTCAGGAAGTCTCTGGACCCGCTCTACAACCAACTGCTCATCTTCTCAGAGAGCCCTCAGGGCAAGGTGGTGCag GTGATCGTCTGGGGAAACTATGGACGCATGGACCGCAAGTGCTTCATGGGAGTGGCCCGCATCCTATTGGAGGAGCTGGAACTGAGCAACATGGTGATTGGCTGGTACAAGCtgttccccacctcctccatggtGGAACCTGGGATGGCTCCTCTGATTCGCCACTCCTCCCAGCTGTCCTTGGAGAGCACTGTGGGCCCTTGCTGTGACCGGTCCTGA